The genomic stretch TTGAGCCAATGAGCAAAAATAACAGGTTTACTAAAACGTTTGACCGTTTTTCCACTATATTGCTTCTTACTCATTCCTCTCATCTCCTTCCACTTCTTCACCCTTATCTTTATTGAAGAAGGTGTTTCCAATGAATGCACCTACAACTGCCATTGTAGTAACACCAAATAATGCTTTTCCAGTTGGTTGTGCATAGTCCTTCCAAACCTTAGCAGAAAGTGGTACACGTGGATCTTCTGGCAAATCATACACAGATGGCTTATCAGCTAAAAGATACACAGTGTGAGTACCATTTACTCCTTGTGGGTTATAGATATTTGCGTTTGGATAACGGTCTTTGACCTTAGCAAGGCGCTGTTTAGCCATAGCAAGAATTTCTTCTTTACTACCATACTGAATAGCTCCTGTATGACATGCAGTTGCACATGCTGGCAGTAATCCATTATCTAAACGGTCTGTGCAAAGTGTACACTTTTGTGCGCGTCTTTGGGTTGTTCCATTTTCTTCCTTATATTCATTTAATTGAATAACGCCAAACGGGCAATTTTGTACGCAATATCCACAGCCAATACAAGCGTCATAGTCTACTACAACAGATCCATGGTCCGTATAAGAGATTGCATTTTCCGGGCAAACCTTTTCACACGCAGCATCTGTACAATGCATACAAGAGGAGTGCCTAAAAAGCCAATCTAAAGTGCCATTAGAATTTTCTTGTTCTTTAAAAGTAAGAACATTCCAAGTGTTCGCCGTTAAATGCTCGTGAGACTGGTAACTTCCTGAGAATTCTTCTCTTTCAGCAGGTAGGTCATTCCAGTTTTTACAAGCCACCATACAAGCACGGCATCCATCACACAGTGTCACATCAACAAATTTAATTGTATCAGCCATTAGTCAGCCCTCCTTACATCACAGAGGAATGCTTTGTATTCAGGAATCGTTGTGTTTGCATCCCCTATATGAGGAGTTAAACGATTGGCAGTACTACCTGTGACAATACCTTTATAACCAAAGTGCCAAGGCATACCAACTTGATGAACCTTTTGTCCCCTGATTGTATAAGGCTTAAATCGTTTCGTTACCATAGCATAGGCTTTGATGTCACCACGTGCTGAACTAACGATGATTTCGTCCTTATTGTTAATACCCTTTTCTTTTGCAAGCTCTTCACTCATCTCGATGAACATATGTGGAACAAGTTCAGATAACCATTCCTGATTTCTTGTCATTGCTCCAGATTGCCAATGTTCTGTCATGCGATAGGTTGTAGCGACAATAGGGTATTTATCTTTGTCTCCCTTTTTATTGTGTTTACCATCCCAAATAACAACTGCAGGGTTTAAATCAACACTGGAAAATGCATTTGGAATTGGACTTTCAAATGGCTCGTAATGTTCTGGAAATGGACCTTCGTTTACTGGTCCGAACATACTTCCAACTCCATCTTCTAACATGATGAATGGATCATGTCCTCCTGGATCTGATGGTGCTTTTGTTCCACCGAAGTCAGGAACATCATACCCTCCCCATTTAGAACCATCCCACTCAATAACAGCTTTATCACTTGCCCATGCTTTGCCATTAAGATCAGCGGAAGCACGGTTGTATAGAATCCGACGGTTAACTGGCCAAGAGAATGACCAATTCAAGAAATTCCCCATTCCAGTATCTTTGTTGTCACGTGCTTTAGAAAGGTTCTTTCCTTCTTCAGGGTAGAATCCACTATAAATCCAGTTACCACTACAAGTTGAACCATCATCAGCAAGAACAGTAAAATTCTTTAATAATTTTCCAGTATTGGTGTCATAACCGTTAATTTCTCGTTGGACTATATCAATATCAACGTGATCACCTTCACCATAATTCCAATAAAGAGCTTTAATTGGTTCATCTATCACATTAGAACTATTTTTATATAGTGCTTGAATGCGTCGAGCAAGCATATGAATAATCTCTAGATCACCTAATGCTTCACCTTTAGGCTCAATCGCCTTCCAACGATATTGCATCCATCGTCCGGAGTTAGTGATTGTTCCCTCTTTTTCATAGGAAGCAGCTGCTGGCAACAAAAATACTTCTGTATTAATATCTTTTGGATTTGATCCGGCATCCTTCTGCCAAAATGAAGCTGTCTCAGTTTCCCATAAATCAACTGCTACCATCCAATCAAGTTTTGCAAGAGCTTCTTTTTCTGTTCCAGCATTTGGTCCACCTACAACTGGATTTTGTCCAAACAAGAATAGACCTTTAATTTCATCTGCAAGCATTGACTCAAATAATGCAATATGAGATGAATTTTTGCTGTATTTCCCTAGATATTGGTATCCAAACTCGTTGTCCTTAGTAGCATTTGGGCCATAGAAAGCTTTGAGTAAGCTAACTAAGAATTTAGGTTTATTGGACCAGTAACCTTTAGCTGGTGTTTCTGCTTCTAGATATTTTTCTAAAGTGCTATGTTTGTCGGTAGCGGATGGTGCACCAATGTATCCAGGTAAAATGTGATACAACAATGCGAAGTCTGTTGAACCCTGAACATTTGACTCCCCACGTAGTGCATTAACTCCACCACCAGGACGACCAACGTTCCCTAACAGTAATTGAAGCATTGCATAACTACGTACGTTTTGAGTACCAACTGTATGTTGCGTAGTACCCATTGCATACATGATTGTTCCAGTTTTCTTTGGACTTCCCGTTGAACAGAACATTTTAGCAATCTCTTCATAATCACTAGCTGGAGTACCTGTAACCTGCGACACAGTTTCAACATCATATCTTGAATAGTGTTTTTTCATTAATTGGAATACACTTCTTGGATGTTCTAGTGAGTAGTCCTTAATAATCTCGCCATTTTCGTCCTTTTGGAATTTCCAAGTGGAACGGTCATATAAACGTAAAGACTCATCATAACCAGAAAACAGTCCATCTTCGAAATCAAATTCATCTACTACTAAGAAACTAGCATTTGTATAGTATGCTACGTATTCTTTATGGAATAGATCGTTTTGAATTGCATAATTTATTAATCCACCAATGAAAGCTATATCTGTTCCAGATCTCATTGGGGCATATTTATCTGCCATTTGAGAAGATCTAGTATAACGAGGATCAACAGAAATGACTTTTCCACCATTTTCCTTCGCTTTTAACAACCATCGTATGCTAATCGGATGATTTTCAGCTGGATTTGCTCCAATAATCATTGCACAATCCGTATGCTGAAGATCATTCCAGTGATTTGTCATAGCTCCACGACCAAATGAAGGTGCCAGACCGGCAACCGTAGAACTGTGTCATATACGTGCTTGGTGTTCAATAAACGTTAAACCAAGACCTCTCATAAGTTTAACTAATAAATAAGTTTCTTCATTATCTAGAGCAGCTCCTCCGAGACACGCAAGGCCATGAGCACGGTTAACGGTTATTCCATTTTCCTCTCTAATAAAGGTTTGTTCTCTCGTTTCTTTAACTTTATCTGCTATACGAGATAACATCCATTCCCAATCTTTTTCTTCCCATTTGTCACTACCTGGCGCACGATATAATGGTTTCTGAACGCGCTTTTCTGATGTGTAGAGTTGTCGAATCGTAGTGCCTTTACTACAAAGCTTTCCTTCGTTAATTGGATGATCGGCATCCCCTTCTGTATATACCACATCATTATCTTTGGTATAAACTAAGATACCACAGCCAACTGCACAATACGGACAAATAGTAGGTGTTACGGTTGTTTCTTCTGTTTTAAGTTTACTAGCTTCTGCTTTAACGTCCCTTTCATTAAAGCCAAGCTCTACTACAGCTAAAGTAACTGCTGTAGCTCCTGATAGCTTTAGAAAATTACGTCTAGTTAAATCAACCATCTTATTCCTCCCCTTCTACCAATACTCTTATCCTAAAAAGAACAGCGTGATGTTTGAATCTAGGCATCGCCTCCTTTAGGTAATATCACCTACAGCTTTTTTAGCTAAATCATCAATGATCCGCCCATTAGAATGATAGACTATCACCATTTTGCCTCTTATATAACCAACTACAGATAGATTAAGATATTTTGCTATCTGAACTGCTTGTTTAGTTGCTGCTGTCCGTGAACCAATAACAGCGAATCCAAACCTAGCACTCTTTGCCAGCATTTCATAAGAGATTCTACCAGTAGTTAATAAAATAGTTCCTTCGGGTTTGATTTTATTTCTAATAGCAAATCCAATAATTTTATCTACAGCATTATGTCTACCAATATCCTCGCGAACTACAATTTCACCATTTTCTAAGATGATACACGCACCATGCATACCCCCAGTTTCTAAGTACATTGGAGAATTAACAGAAAACTCATGACGTTTTTTTAACAAGTACGTGA from Bacillaceae bacterium S4-13-56 encodes the following:
- the fdhD gene encoding formate dehydrogenase accessory sulfurtransferase FdhD — translated: MIIKASPEEYPITLYLNNQEIGTFQMTREDLEDWAIGYLFSEGMIDRIEDVVKLKVYKEEGRVLVQRQQPFSSEDFQEMKKIFTAGCGRGTTFFSLTDVKQFPRIVSDMKVSLTYLLKKRHEFSVNSPMYLETGGMHGACIILENGEIVVREDIGRHNAVDKIIGFAIRNKIKPEGTILLTTGRISYEMLAKSARFGFAVIGSRTAATKQAVQIAKYLNLSVVGYIRGKMVIVYHSNGRIIDDLAKKAVGDIT
- a CDS encoding 4Fe-4S dicluster domain-containing protein — translated: MADTIKFVDVTLCDGCRACMVACKNWNDLPAEREEFSGSYQSHEHLTANTWNVLTFKEQENSNGTLDWLFRHSSCMHCTDAACEKVCPENAISYTDHGSVVVDYDACIGCGYCVQNCPFGVIQLNEYKEENGTTQRRAQKCTLCTDRLDNGLLPACATACHTGAIQYGSKEEILAMAKQRLAKVKDRYPNANIYNPQGVNGTHTVYLLADKPSVYDLPEDPRVPLSAKVWKDYAQPTGKALFGVTTMAVVGAFIGNTFFNKDKGEEVEGDERNE
- the fdnG gene encoding formate dehydrogenase-N subunit alpha: MVDLTRRNFLKLSGATAVTLAVVELGFNERDVKAEASKLKTEETTVTPTICPYCAVGCGILVYTKDNDVVYTEGDADHPINEGKLCSKGTTIRQLYTSEKRVQKPLYRAPGSDKWEEKDWEWMLSRIADKVKETREQTFIREENGITVNRAHGLACLGGAALDNEETYLLVKLMRGLGLTFIEHQARIUHSSTVAGLAPSFGRGAMTNHWNDLQHTDCAMIIGANPAENHPISIRWLLKAKENGGKVISVDPRYTRSSQMADKYAPMRSGTDIAFIGGLINYAIQNDLFHKEYVAYYTNASFLVVDEFDFEDGLFSGYDESLRLYDRSTWKFQKDENGEIIKDYSLEHPRSVFQLMKKHYSRYDVETVSQVTGTPASDYEEIAKMFCSTGSPKKTGTIMYAMGTTQHTVGTQNVRSYAMLQLLLGNVGRPGGGVNALRGESNVQGSTDFALLYHILPGYIGAPSATDKHSTLEKYLEAETPAKGYWSNKPKFLVSLLKAFYGPNATKDNEFGYQYLGKYSKNSSHIALFESMLADEIKGLFLFGQNPVVGGPNAGTEKEALAKLDWMVAVDLWETETASFWQKDAGSNPKDINTEVFLLPAAASYEKEGTITNSGRWMQYRWKAIEPKGEALGDLEIIHMLARRIQALYKNSSNVIDEPIKALYWNYGEGDHVDIDIVQREINGYDTNTGKLLKNFTVLADDGSTCSGNWIYSGFYPEEGKNLSKARDNKDTGMGNFLNWSFSWPVNRRILYNRASADLNGKAWASDKAVIEWDGSKWGGYDVPDFGGTKAPSDPGGHDPFIMLEDGVGSMFGPVNEGPFPEHYEPFESPIPNAFSSVDLNPAVVIWDGKHNKKGDKDKYPIVATTYRMTEHWQSGAMTRNQEWLSELVPHMFIEMSEELAKEKGINNKDEIIVSSARGDIKAYAMVTKRFKPYTIRGQKVHQVGMPWHFGYKGIVTGSTANRLTPHIGDANTTIPEYKAFLCDVRRAD